A genomic region of Lachnoclostridium edouardi contains the following coding sequences:
- a CDS encoding helix-turn-helix domain-containing protein: MGKRKEFRLEEKVSLVEECLAGRLRMRDAARRAGVGHSTMESWISRYRSEGISALAEDGNRSKRRYSEDFKRKVVDAYLSGQGSSMAIAEEYQLRSENLVLDWVKAYHERNSRQEKGGSVMRREHTVEERLQAVLSCLDGGQSLGDVAQAYQVEVQTLRGWVKKYRKLGTAGLEDRRGHRLANQIPRSSDEALRIENARLKQENELLKMELYLRKKVKELERGDR, translated from the coding sequence ATGGGGAAACGAAAAGAGTTTAGGCTCGAGGAAAAAGTCTCGCTGGTAGAGGAATGCCTTGCAGGCCGGTTGCGAATGCGGGATGCGGCGCGGCGGGCCGGAGTGGGGCACTCTACTATGGAGAGCTGGATCAGCCGGTACCGTTCGGAGGGAATCTCGGCACTGGCGGAGGACGGGAACCGGTCCAAGCGGCGGTACAGTGAGGACTTCAAGCGCAAAGTAGTGGATGCTTACCTGTCCGGCCAGGGCAGCTCCATGGCCATTGCAGAAGAGTATCAGCTTCGCTCTGAGAACCTGGTATTGGACTGGGTAAAGGCGTATCATGAAAGAAACTCCAGACAAGAGAAGGGAGGTTCTGTCATGAGAAGAGAACACACGGTGGAGGAACGGCTGCAGGCGGTGCTGTCCTGTCTGGACGGCGGGCAGTCGCTTGGGGATGTGGCACAGGCATATCAGGTGGAGGTTCAGACACTGCGGGGCTGGGTGAAAAAATATCGGAAGCTTGGGACGGCAGGACTGGAGGACCGCCGCGGTCATCGGCTGGCGAATCAGATACCCCGAAGTTCGGATGAGGCCTTGCGGATTGAGAATGCCCGGTTGAAACAGGAAAATGAATTACTGAAAATGGAGCTATATCTGCGAAAAAAAGTGAAGGAGTTAGAAAGGGGGGATCGCTGA
- a CDS encoding IS3 family transposase has protein sequence MSRAGYYRWRSGKAGDRVAENQRIAGLIREIHRESPDKGYRRIRDDLDKYYHAPVNDKRALRICRSLGIQSAVKYAPRGCTRSAAAPKNLAENVLNRRFYADHPNEKWLTDVTEFHYYMGPTMHKLYLSAILDLCDRRIVSFAIRDTNEAALVHRTLDQALETNPGAHPLLHSDRGSAYTTQIFHDKLTAAGITQSMSRVGKCTDNGPMEGFWGILKRERYYGRHFTSRAELVKMIREYITYYNFRRLQRGLGVRTPMEVHDCLSAA, from the coding sequence ATCTCCCGGGCCGGATACTACCGGTGGCGCTCCGGGAAAGCCGGGGACCGTGTCGCCGAGAATCAGCGCATCGCCGGGTTGATTCGGGAGATCCACCGGGAGAGCCCGGACAAGGGATACCGCCGTATTCGGGACGATTTGGACAAGTATTATCATGCACCGGTCAACGACAAGCGGGCGCTGCGCATCTGCCGCAGCCTGGGGATTCAGTCTGCAGTGAAGTACGCGCCCCGAGGCTGCACACGGTCGGCAGCCGCCCCCAAGAATCTGGCGGAGAATGTACTGAACCGCAGGTTTTATGCAGACCACCCCAACGAGAAGTGGCTCACCGATGTGACGGAGTTCCACTATTACATGGGCCCCACCATGCACAAGCTCTATCTGAGCGCCATCCTGGACTTGTGCGACCGGAGGATTGTTTCCTTCGCCATCCGGGATACCAATGAGGCTGCTCTGGTGCACCGCACGCTGGATCAGGCATTGGAGACCAATCCCGGCGCCCATCCCCTGCTCCACAGCGACCGTGGCAGCGCTTATACTACTCAAATCTTCCATGACAAGCTGACTGCGGCGGGCATTACTCAAAGTATGTCCCGGGTGGGAAAGTGTACTGACAACGGGCCCATGGAGGGATTTTGGGGCATCCTCAAGCGGGAGCGCTACTATGGCCGACACTTTACCAGCCGCGCAGAGCTGGTCAAGATGATCCGGGAGTACATTACCTATTACAACTTCCGCCGCCTCCAGCGTGGACTGGGAGTGCGGACTCCTATGGAGGTCCATGACTGCCTGTCGGCCGCGTAG
- a CDS encoding IS3 family transposase (programmed frameshift), with the protein MGKELFSEELKLAVVQYVLEGHTRKEASEKFCVSCTPIEKWVNLYKLHGTKGLLSRNLVGRQKGFDGEFRLKVLQYKQEQSELQQENKRLSEENYRLRMENDYLKKLNALIQKREKPELSDVVAAVTELRRDYPLAALLKLAGIPRSTYYYYSRKANAVDKYAKERAEIIAIYQENQGRYGYRRIGMELRNRGFCLNHKTVQKLMKESGLKYMVRMKKYRSYRGEVGKIAPNLLARDFHAERPNQKWVTDVTEFSPFGSKLYLSPVLDLYNGEIISYAISKRANYRQVDEMLDKAFSRLPDSSGLILHSDQGWQYQNVRYQKRLLEKGIRQSMSRKGNCLDNAVMENFFGLLKSELLYLRTFQSLDEFCQELVAYLEYYNYNRIKEKLNGLSPVQYRIQNGFAA; encoded by the exons ATGGGAAAAGAATTGTTCAGTGAGGAATTAAAATTAGCGGTTGTTCAGTATGTACTGGAAGGGCATACACGCAAAGAGGCATCCGAGAAATTTTGCGTATCCTGTACGCCAATTGAAAAATGGGTAAACTTGTATAAGCTGCATGGTACAAAAGGACTTCTAAGCAGAAATCTGGTTGGCCGACAAAAAGGCTTTGATGGCGAGTTTCGCCTAAAAGTGTTACAATACAAGCAGGAACAGTCGGAGCTGCAACAGGAAAACAAGCGGCTGTCAGAAGAAAATTACCGGTTAAGAATGGAGAATGATTACCTAAAAAAATTAAACGCCTTAATTCAGAAGCGGGAAAAACCCGAAT TAAGCGATGTTGTGGCTGCTGTTACAGAATTAAGGCGTGATTATCCTCTGGCAGCATTACTTAAACTGGCCGGCATTCCCCGAAGTACATACTACTACTATTCCCGGAAAGCCAATGCTGTGGATAAATACGCAAAAGAAAGGGCGGAAATTATAGCAATTTATCAGGAGAATCAAGGCCGGTACGGGTATCGGCGGATTGGTATGGAATTACGCAACAGGGGCTTTTGTCTGAACCACAAGACGGTACAAAAGCTGATGAAGGAATCAGGCCTGAAATATATGGTACGAATGAAAAAGTATCGTTCTTACCGTGGAGAAGTCGGCAAGATTGCACCAAATCTACTGGCTAGAGATTTCCATGCGGAAAGGCCGAATCAGAAATGGGTAACTGATGTGACTGAGTTTTCCCCGTTTGGAAGCAAACTTTATCTCTCTCCTGTGCTTGACCTGTATAATGGTGAGATCATCAGCTATGCCATCAGTAAACGGGCTAATTACCGCCAGGTGGATGAGATGCTGGATAAAGCGTTCTCCCGGCTCCCGGACAGCAGCGGGCTGATCCTTCATTCGGATCAGGGCTGGCAATATCAGAACGTTAGGTATCAAAAAAGACTGTTAGAAAAAGGCATTCGGCAAAGTATGTCCAGAAAGGGAAACTGTCTGGACAATGCGGTTATGGAAAACTTTTTCGGACTGTTAAAATCGGAATTGCTATACCTGCGGACGTTCCAATCATTAGACGAGTTCTGCCAGGAACTGGTCGCTTATCTTGAATACTATAACTACAACCGAATCAAAGAAAAATTGAATGGATTAAGTCCTGTCCAATACAGAATTCAAAACGGCTTTGCCGCATAA
- the mmsA gene encoding multiple monosaccharide ABC transporter ATP-binding protein, which translates to MCNFWGSLQGVKALDNVNLQVEEGEIHALVGENGAGKSTLMNVLSGIYPYGSYEGDIIYNGQVCKFNKISDSEEKGIVIIYQELALIPYMSIGENMYLGNERGKSYNINWNETYGEADKYLKIVGLNEPSHTLIKDIGVGKQQLVEIAKALAKNAKLLILDEPTASLNEDDSKALLELLLKFKAEGMTSIIISHKLNEIAYVADKITVIRDGSTIETLDKTKDDISEDRIIQGMVGRELTDRFPKRHDVKIGDVAMAVKDWNVYHPLYSDRKVVNNVSFNVRKGEVVGICGLMGAGRTELAMSIFGKSYGTNISGQLTIHGKEVKLHSIQDAIKHKIAYVTEDRKGNGLILSNPIKINNTLENMDAVSTRGVIDQDKEFAVAEDYRQKLKTKCPTVDQNVGNLSGGNQQKVLLAKWMFTEPDILILDEPTRGIDVGAKYEIYCIINELVASGKSVIMISSELPEVLGMSDRIYIMNEGKIVGQMNAEEATQQSIMACILKSDKGE; encoded by the coding sequence TTGTGCAACTTTTGGGGGTCACTTCAAGGCGTAAAGGCTCTTGACAATGTAAACCTGCAGGTAGAAGAGGGAGAAATCCATGCGCTTGTAGGAGAAAACGGAGCAGGCAAATCCACGCTGATGAACGTACTCAGCGGAATTTATCCCTACGGCTCTTACGAGGGAGACATTATTTATAACGGTCAGGTCTGCAAGTTTAATAAAATCAGCGACAGCGAGGAAAAGGGAATAGTTATTATTTATCAGGAGCTGGCACTGATTCCTTATATGTCAATCGGCGAGAATATGTATCTGGGCAATGAGAGAGGAAAAAGCTATAACATTAACTGGAACGAAACATACGGCGAGGCGGACAAATATTTAAAAATTGTAGGTTTAAACGAACCTTCCCACACATTGATTAAAGATATAGGAGTAGGCAAGCAGCAGTTAGTGGAAATAGCGAAGGCCCTGGCAAAAAATGCAAAGCTGCTGATTTTAGACGAGCCTACAGCCTCTTTAAATGAAGATGATTCAAAGGCGCTTCTGGAACTGCTGCTGAAATTTAAGGCAGAGGGCATGACTTCTATTATTATTTCCCATAAGCTGAATGAAATTGCCTATGTAGCAGATAAAATTACGGTTATCCGCGACGGTTCCACAATTGAAACACTGGATAAGACAAAAGACGACATTTCTGAGGACAGAATTATTCAGGGAATGGTAGGCAGAGAACTGACAGACCGATTCCCAAAACGCCACGACGTAAAAATCGGGGACGTTGCTATGGCAGTAAAAGACTGGAATGTATACCATCCCCTTTACTCTGACAGAAAGGTGGTAAATAATGTTTCCTTTAATGTCAGAAAAGGAGAAGTAGTTGGTATCTGCGGACTGATGGGCGCAGGCAGAACTGAGCTGGCAATGAGTATTTTTGGAAAAAGCTATGGAACCAATATTAGCGGCCAGCTGACGATTCACGGAAAAGAAGTAAAGCTGCACTCCATACAGGATGCAATTAAGCATAAAATCGCTTATGTAACTGAGGACAGAAAAGGGAACGGGCTGATACTCAGCAACCCTATTAAAATTAACAACACCCTGGAAAATATGGATGCGGTCAGCACCAGAGGGGTGATAGATCAGGATAAGGAATTTGCAGTGGCGGAGGATTACCGCCAGAAGCTGAAAACAAAATGTCCTACTGTAGATCAGAATGTAGGAAATTTAAGCGGCGGAAACCAGCAGAAGGTGCTGCTGGCAAAATGGATGTTTACAGAACCGGATATTCTGATTCTGGATGAGCCTACAAGAGGTATTGACGTAGGTGCCAAGTATGAGATTTATTGTATCATCAATGAGCTGGTGGCTTCCGGAAAGTCAGTAATTATGATTTCCTCCGAGCTTCCTGAGGTTTTAGGCATGTCTGACCGGATTTATATTATGAATGAAGGAAAGATTGTAGGCCAGATGAATGCAGAGGAGGCAACCCAGCAGTCCATTATGGCATGTATTCTTAAATCAGATAAAGGAGAATAA